One genomic segment of Acanthopagrus latus isolate v.2019 chromosome 14, fAcaLat1.1, whole genome shotgun sequence includes these proteins:
- the LOC119032522 gene encoding protein SCO2 homolog, mitochondrial isoform X1 produces the protein MKCFFMSALEAAQSADRQTDRAVLPRSITVRSGSLSGAALSDIKRGRLELKMFRCIVGDLRAGGRLLRSLPQVSSALTSQSQQVRLLHRPRLPQLTQRCFVSQGENPSVRSAKLKLRTRLVVTLLFGGGLLSAWLYVYSEKQQKLRQQRVEQLKQVALGQGNFSLLDHRGQRRTKKDFLGSWVLLYFGFTHCPDICPEELDKLSAVVSALDQNTLLPPVQPIFITVDPERDDVPALARYVKDFHPRLIGLTGTSEEVKEAGRDYRVYASPGPKDEDGDYIVDHTILIYLISPDGLFLDYYNRMKNQEQITESIRNHINNYVKL, from the exons ATGAAGTGTTTCTTCATGTCAGCACTGGAAGCAGCACAGTccgctgacagacagacagaccgagcTGTGCTGCCTCGGTCCATCACGGTCCGGTCCGGTTCGCTGAGTGGAGCTGCACTTTCTGACATTAAGA GAGGACGTTTGGAGTTGAAGATGTtcaggtgcattgtgggtgatcTGCGTGCAGGAGGAAGACTCCTGAGAAGTCTTCCTCAGGTCTCTTCGGCACTGACCTCACAGAGCCAGCAGGTCCGACTTCTTCATCGTCCTCGTCTCCCTCAGCTCACTCAGAGGTGTTTTGTGTCTCAGGGTGAGAACCCGTCTGTTCGATCTGCTAAACTGAAGCTGAGGACTCGCCTGGTGGTCACGCTGCTGTTCGGCGGCGGTCTGCTCTCCGCCTGGTTGTACGTCTACTcggagaagcagcagaagttGCGGCAGCAGCgtgtggagcagctgaagcagGTGGCTCTGGGTCAGGGCAACTTCAGCCTCCTGGACCACAGGGGGCAGCGCAGAACCAAGAAGGACTTCCTGGGCAGCTGGGTGCTGCTGTACTTTGGCTTCACGCACTGTCCCGACATTTGTCCTGAGGAGCTGGACAAGCTGAGTGCCGTGGTGTCGGCTCTGGACCAGAACACCTTGCTGCCACCCGTCCAGCCCATCTTCATCACTGTGGACCCAGAGAGGGATGACGTACCGGCGCTGGCCCGCTACGTCAAAGACTTCCACCCCCGTCTGATTGGACTGACGGGGACatcagaggaggtgaaagaggcGGGGCGGGACTACAGAGTGTACGCCAGCCCCGGACCCAAAGACGAGGACGGGGACTACATTGTGGATCACACCATCCTGATCTACCTGATCAGTCCTGACGGGCTGTTCCTGGATTATTACAACAGGATGAAGAACCAGGAGCAGATCACAGAGAGCATCAGGAACCACATCAACAACTACGTCAAACTGTGA
- the socs2 gene encoding suppressor of cytokine signaling 2, which translates to MTCQSSESTDRIESDRRGDNNSRTVESDESRIALAMKDLKNTGWYWGSLTANEAKEILQDASEGTFLVRDSSQRDYLFTISAMTSAGPTNLRIEYKHGKFKLDSVVLVKPKLKQFDSVVHLVEHYVQLSRTSDKAPSNSQPSATPPNGTVQLLLTKPVYTATPALQHLCRIAINRTTRQVQDLPLPNRLKDYLTDYTYNV; encoded by the exons ATGACCTGCCAGTCCTCCGAGTCCACAGACAGAATCGAGAGCGACAGGCGAGGCGACAACAACTCCAGGACTGTGGAATCAGACGAGAGCCGCATCGCCTTAGCTATGAAGGACCTGAAGAACACAG gctGGTACTGGGGCAGTCTGACTGCTAACGAGGCCAAAGAGATCCTCCAGGACGCCTCGGAGGGCACCTTCCTGGTGCGGGACAGCTCTCAGAGAGATTACCTGTTCACCATATCCGCCATGACGTCAGCGGGTCCGACCAACCTGCGAATCGAGTACAAACACGGTAAATTCAAGTTGGACTCGGTGGTTCTGGTGAAGCCGAAGCTGAAGCAGTTTGACAGCGTGGTCCACCTGGTGGAGCACTACGTCCAGCTGTCCAGAACCAGCGACAAGGCGCCGTCGAACTCTCAGCCCTCTGCGACGCCGCCCAACGGCAcggtgcagctgctgctcaccaAACCCGTGTACACGGCCACGCCGgcgctgcagcacctctgtcGCATCGCCATCAACAGGACGACGCGGCAGGTCCAGGATCTGCCGCTCCCCAACAGACTGAAGGACTACCTGACGGACTACACCTACAACGTGTAG
- the ncaph2 gene encoding condensin-2 complex subunit H2, with the protein MESTESRFAHLLQPIRELTKNWDIDVASELNDYLEELDDMCITFDGGNTRLNFAEAALLIQGSACIYSKKVELLHSLVYQTLEYINDKNKKRSKQTAASQEDGADGAASNHDVDDVAVFTPLDLDVSDESQKAEAHTSACVAPLPPESLIPPETAEKQKLPLISVKGEVLCSLKDFRINIFVPGDEDLILLTLGSAASRLLLDERPADSLQQQDAAASVLAEVEDHGGDAADGFVPLEENHMELDQDLEEHVDRHQAPCEGRMIRERRQVEGDKLRKKDESRPAVNVWALHDPYAELGEDKPFKSGKCYKVPEGLDEGGKRKRKRPASLQDFRSWFRGTFDPPEHKLKNGPTFTDLNYIYMSTMRDKLKTRRRIYRRAGVVVSDEELRRTFLQPEEAGPHQQGEEPVDGFRHPDLLGGDDDNSDNEHEAFPDDGPAEFDGGPDFIPADAQRDELSYEDLVKLRVEQLVVSSRDYTQETALSRRVKDWEDKIRPELSLQEERPVFDIHDYGDRIVGSLSVVGQRRSFASIVAGLDNFEACKYLLASLQLANDYTVEVDSVAGLEDSVDSMGLTLLSTHRATDRFKTLTASN; encoded by the exons ATGGAGTCCACAGAGAGCAGATTCGctcacctgctgcagccaatcagagagctcaCCAAGAACTGGGACATCGACGTGGCGTCAGAGCTCAACGACTATTTAGAAGAG ctggatgacatgTGCATCACATTCGATGGAGGGAACACCAGGCTGAACTTTGCAGAAGCGGCTCTGTTGATTCAGGGCTCAGCCTGCATCTACAGCAAGAAG gtggagctgctgcacagtCTGGTTTACCAAACTCTGGAGTACATCAAcgacaaaaacaagaa acgGAGCAAACAGACGGCAGCGTCTCAGGAGGACGGTGCGGACGGAGCAGCAAGCAACCATGATGTCGACGATGTTGCTGTG TTCACTCCTCTGGACCTTGATGTCTCCGATGAATCACAGAAGGCCGAAGCCCACACA TCGGCCTGTgtcgctcctcttcctccagagTCTCTGATTCCTCCTgaaactgcagagaaacagaaacttcCTCTCATCAG tgtgaaaggGGAGGTCCTGTGCAGTCTGAAGGACTTCAGGATCAATATCTTTGTCCCTGGAGATGAAGATCTGATCCTCCTCACGCTGGGATCAGCCGCTTCCAGACTTCTGCTGGATGAACGTCCTGCAGACTCGCTGCAGCAACAAG ACGCTGCTGCTTCAGTCCTCGCTGAGGTCGAAGATCACGGCGGCGATGCTGCTGATGGTTTTGTTCCTTTAGAAGAGAACCACATGGAGTTAGACCAGGACCTGGAGGAGCACGTGGACCGACACCAG GCTCCGTGTGAAGGCCGGATGATCCGAGAGAGACGGCAGGTGGAAGGCGACAAACTGAGAAAGAAGGATGAGTCGAGGCCGGCG GTGAACGTGTGGGCGCTCCATGACCCGTACGCTGAGCTCGGGGAGGACAAACCCTTTAAATCAG GAAAATGCTACAAGGTTCCTGAAGGTCTGGACGAGGGtgggaagaggaaaaggaaacgGCCGGCTTCACTTCAGGACTTCAGGAGCTGGTTCAGAGGGACCT ttGATCCTCCAGAGCACAAACTAAAAAACGGACCCACGTTTACAG ACCTGAATTACATCTACATGAGCACCATGAGGGACAAGCTGAAGACCAGGAGGAGGATCTACAGGagagcg ggtGTGGTCGTCTCTGATGAGGAACTGAGGCGGACCTTCCTGCAGCCAGAGGAGGCGGGGCCACATCAGCAGGGGGAGGAGCCTGTGGATGGATTCAGACACCCTGACCTGCTGG GTGGAGATGATGACAACTCTGACAACGAACACGAAGCGTTTCCTGATGACGGTCCAGCAGAGTTTGATGGAGGTCCAGACTTCATCCCagcag atgCTCAGAGAGATGAACTGAGTTATGAAGATCTGGTGAAGCTGCGTGTT gagcagctggtggtgAGCAGCAGAGACTACACTCAGGAAACTGCTCTGTCTCGACGAGTCAAAGACTGGGAGGACAAGATCCGACCAGAGCTGTctctgcag GAAGAGCGTCCGGTGTTTGACATCCACGATTATGGCGACAGGATCGTCGGCTCGCTGAGCGTCGTCGGTCAGCGCAGATCGTTCGCCTCCATCGTCGCTGGATTGGACAACTTTGAAGCCTGCAAGTACCTGCTGGCCTCACTGcagctg gcgaACGACTACACGGTGGAGGTGGACAGCGTCGCGGGTCTGGAGGACAGCGTGGACTCGATGGGTCTGACTCTGCTCAGCACTCACAGAGCGACGGACAGATTCAAAACTCTGACGgcttcaaactga
- the LOC119032522 gene encoding protein SCO2 homolog, mitochondrial isoform X2 — MFRCIVGDLRAGGRLLRSLPQVSSALTSQSQQVRLLHRPRLPQLTQRCFVSQGENPSVRSAKLKLRTRLVVTLLFGGGLLSAWLYVYSEKQQKLRQQRVEQLKQVALGQGNFSLLDHRGQRRTKKDFLGSWVLLYFGFTHCPDICPEELDKLSAVVSALDQNTLLPPVQPIFITVDPERDDVPALARYVKDFHPRLIGLTGTSEEVKEAGRDYRVYASPGPKDEDGDYIVDHTILIYLISPDGLFLDYYNRMKNQEQITESIRNHINNYVKL; from the coding sequence ATGTtcaggtgcattgtgggtgatcTGCGTGCAGGAGGAAGACTCCTGAGAAGTCTTCCTCAGGTCTCTTCGGCACTGACCTCACAGAGCCAGCAGGTCCGACTTCTTCATCGTCCTCGTCTCCCTCAGCTCACTCAGAGGTGTTTTGTGTCTCAGGGTGAGAACCCGTCTGTTCGATCTGCTAAACTGAAGCTGAGGACTCGCCTGGTGGTCACGCTGCTGTTCGGCGGCGGTCTGCTCTCCGCCTGGTTGTACGTCTACTcggagaagcagcagaagttGCGGCAGCAGCgtgtggagcagctgaagcagGTGGCTCTGGGTCAGGGCAACTTCAGCCTCCTGGACCACAGGGGGCAGCGCAGAACCAAGAAGGACTTCCTGGGCAGCTGGGTGCTGCTGTACTTTGGCTTCACGCACTGTCCCGACATTTGTCCTGAGGAGCTGGACAAGCTGAGTGCCGTGGTGTCGGCTCTGGACCAGAACACCTTGCTGCCACCCGTCCAGCCCATCTTCATCACTGTGGACCCAGAGAGGGATGACGTACCGGCGCTGGCCCGCTACGTCAAAGACTTCCACCCCCGTCTGATTGGACTGACGGGGACatcagaggaggtgaaagaggcGGGGCGGGACTACAGAGTGTACGCCAGCCCCGGACCCAAAGACGAGGACGGGGACTACATTGTGGATCACACCATCCTGATCTACCTGATCAGTCCTGACGGGCTGTTCCTGGATTATTACAACAGGATGAAGAACCAGGAGCAGATCACAGAGAGCATCAGGAACCACATCAACAACTACGTCAAACTGTGA